In Francisella salimarina, the following proteins share a genomic window:
- a CDS encoding MlaE family ABC transporter permease produces the protein MEIIIKQNTIYFEGILTLKQIDSKLIDKKISRNKDDIKQIDLTKVTSLDTAGAYIIIKTAKDLSLSKENIIFANEKDKNLVDIVFKNFPTTAEEQLSNKSNVVFNSIYTLGKNTNNLLSEVKTSISFLGAIFLGYITLIRRPYKAFFSIVLNICYDSTIRALSIVILLSLIIGLVLTYLPLNLLMQYGTQIFVVDMLGISSFREFAPLFTAIIIAGRSGSAFTSEIGIMKVNEEIDALQTIGEDPMQRLVLPRITALVISLPVLTVIAMIANIAGGIIIADLIAGITPLQFIERLFSNVNVNHFYIGLLKTPFFALVIAGIGCHQGLSVKRDSQSVGKATTTSVVYSIFLIILVDAIFAVGLNGS, from the coding sequence ATGGAAATAATAATCAAGCAAAATACTATTTATTTTGAAGGTATATTAACTCTAAAACAAATTGACTCTAAGCTCATTGATAAAAAAATAAGTCGTAATAAAGACGATATAAAACAAATTGATTTGACTAAAGTTACATCATTAGACACTGCTGGTGCTTATATAATTATCAAAACAGCAAAGGATCTAAGCTTATCAAAAGAGAATATTATTTTCGCTAATGAGAAGGATAAAAACCTTGTAGATATTGTATTTAAAAACTTCCCAACTACTGCTGAGGAACAATTATCGAATAAATCAAACGTTGTTTTCAATAGTATCTATACTCTTGGTAAAAACACAAATAACTTATTATCAGAAGTTAAAACAAGCATAAGCTTCCTTGGAGCTATCTTTTTAGGTTACATAACGTTAATTCGTAGACCTTATAAAGCTTTTTTTTCAATTGTTCTAAATATTTGCTACGACTCTACAATCAGAGCATTAAGTATAGTAATACTATTATCACTAATTATAGGCTTAGTATTAACCTATCTTCCTCTTAATTTACTAATGCAGTATGGAACTCAAATATTTGTAGTTGATATGCTTGGAATCTCCTCATTTAGAGAATTTGCCCCACTATTCACAGCTATAATAATTGCTGGTAGAAGTGGCTCAGCATTTACCTCAGAAATTGGCATAATGAAAGTTAATGAAGAAATCGATGCTCTACAGACAATAGGTGAAGACCCTATGCAACGTCTTGTTTTACCAAGAATAACAGCACTAGTTATCAGTTTACCTGTACTCACGGTTATAGCTATGATTGCTAATATTGCTGGCGGTATTATTATTGCCGACCTAATCGCAGGAATCACACCACTACAGTTTATAGAAAGACTATTTTCCAATGTAAATGTAAATCACTTCTATATAGGTCTTCTAAAGACACCTTTTTTTGCATTAGTAATTGCTGGAATAGGTTGTCATCAAGGATTATCTGTTAAAAGGGACTCCCAAAGTGTTGGTAAAGCAACTACAACAAGTGTTGTTTACTCAATATTTTTGATAATACTGGTTGATGCTATCTTCGCAGTAGGTCTAAATGGATCTTAG
- a CDS encoding ABC transporter ATP-binding protein, giving the protein MNESLIQVRDLSTKFGKEWIHKDLNLDIHFEKISCIIGASGCGKTTLMREILMLQPIYSGKIFLLGQEISKLADNPIKRKAISSTMSMMFQHCALFSSLTNLQNVIFPLKQHTNLPLDILTDIAIIKLKMVGLKEEAFHKYPSEISGGMLKRVALARTIVLDPKVVFLDEPNAGLDPYSARAMDDLILYLKEELKMSVVMITHDLNTIWHIVDDIIYMDEKKIMLHDTVEFVSQQTQYESIRKFFDSHNDGKY; this is encoded by the coding sequence ATGAATGAAAGCCTAATTCAAGTGAGAGATTTGAGTACAAAATTTGGTAAGGAATGGATTCATAAAGATTTAAACTTAGATATCCACTTCGAAAAAATTAGCTGTATTATCGGTGCTAGCGGTTGTGGTAAGACGACCTTAATGCGAGAAATTTTAATGTTGCAACCAATATACTCTGGCAAGATTTTTTTGTTAGGTCAAGAGATCTCAAAACTAGCAGACAATCCGATTAAGCGTAAAGCAATATCCAGCACAATGAGTATGATGTTTCAACATTGTGCCCTCTTTTCATCTTTAACAAACTTACAAAATGTAATATTTCCACTTAAACAACATACAAACCTCCCATTAGATATTTTAACTGATATAGCTATTATCAAATTAAAGATGGTAGGATTAAAAGAAGAAGCATTCCATAAATATCCGTCAGAAATAAGTGGTGGTATGCTCAAAAGAGTCGCTCTAGCTAGAACTATAGTACTAGATCCCAAGGTTGTATTTTTGGATGAGCCGAATGCGGGTCTAGATCCATATTCTGCTAGGGCTATGGATGATCTTATTTTATATCTAAAAGAAGAGCTTAAGATGTCTGTTGTGATGATTACTCACGATTTAAACACTATTTGGCATATTGTTGATGATATTATATACATGGATGAAAAAAAGATTATGCTTCATGATACTGTTGAGTTTGTATCACAACAAACTCAATATGAAAGTATCAGAAAGTTTTTTGACTCACATAATGATGGTAAGTATTAG